The bacterium genome has a window encoding:
- a CDS encoding type II toxin-antitoxin system HicB family antitoxin: protein MLYKLPVILSPQQEGGYTVTSPLLPELVTEGDTIEEALINVRDAFTAVVEAYQELGRLLPVNTKLTDANSPVWLETVVTTP from the coding sequence ATGCTTTACAAACTCCCAGTGATACTTTCACCACAACAGGAAGGTGGATATACGGTGACCTCCCCGCTGTTACCAGAATTGGTTACGGAGGGAGATACTATCGAGGAGGCATTGATTAACGTTCGTGACGCGTTCACAGCCGTGGTTGAAGCCTATCAAGAACTAGGTCGGTTGCTACCTGTGAATACGAAGCTGACAGATGCCAATAGCCCTGTGTGGTTAGAGACGGTGGTTACTACTCCATGA
- a CDS encoding type II toxin-antitoxin system HicA family toxin, whose amino-acid sequence MIYREVTRKFIVLGCYELPRRSGGSHRKWFNPNTQRVTSLPDWGGRDLKLGTIRAAVRQLGIDWYSFENA is encoded by the coding sequence ATGATCTATCGCGAAGTAACTCGTAAGTTTATTGTCTTGGGTTGCTACGAATTGCCTCGGCGAAGTGGTGGATCTCATCGTAAGTGGTTCAACCCAAATACACAACGAGTCACCTCCTTACCTGACTGGGGCGGTCGTGATCTGAAGTTAGGGACCATCCGAGCGGCTGTTCGACAATTGGGTATAGATTGGTATAGTTTTGAAAATGCCTGA